One genomic segment of Candidatus Saccharimonas sp. includes these proteins:
- a CDS encoding sugar transferase: MAVMKKDKITIFKVNLVLSDTLAVVSSFMLAYFARTHLDSRAYYFAPNIWNFVFLAVSLLPLWLAINYFFGLYDRSVFFYRPKEYGRSLVVSIISIMAMISYEFFTGDEVFPVRIIAVFFVPINFLMMILGREIVRFIRRALIRSGFGRQKVLIIGSNSRSTELAQFFHDNIDFGYDVIGMVSKSQFLPTKSPVRHFVSFKDAALKTNPDILIQTDTLRSEDIYNYAIENHLEYMFAPQQDRLLSQINTIEVIGGTPIIDVKITKLFGMGRIWKRIMDLILAIFGLILVSPIMLIVAIIMKITNPKDSIFFRQVRLTRFNREFYIYKFRSQKAEFDGLTPEQAFEKMGKPELSKEYRKNGDQLDNDPRITKIGKFIRATSIDELPQLFNVVRGDISLVGPRALIPQEINKSNRKNIILAVKAGVTGLAQVSGRRDISFEERRRLDVYYVQNWSIIFDIQILFKTVASVIFRRGAK, encoded by the coding sequence ATGGCCGTAATGAAAAAAGATAAAATAACCATATTTAAAGTCAATTTAGTATTGTCTGATACCTTAGCGGTTGTGAGCTCATTTATGCTAGCATATTTTGCGAGAACTCATCTTGATTCCCGCGCGTATTATTTTGCGCCAAATATCTGGAATTTTGTATTTTTGGCAGTTTCGCTTCTACCACTTTGGCTGGCCATTAACTATTTCTTTGGCCTTTATGACCGTTCGGTATTTTTTTATCGACCAAAAGAGTATGGTAGGTCTTTAGTTGTTTCAATAATTAGTATTATGGCTATGATTTCTTATGAATTTTTCACCGGTGATGAAGTTTTTCCAGTTCGAATAATTGCGGTCTTCTTTGTTCCAATTAATTTCTTAATGATGATTCTTGGTCGCGAAATAGTGCGTTTTATTCGCCGTGCTTTGATTCGAAGTGGTTTTGGTCGCCAAAAAGTTTTAATTATTGGTTCAAACTCTCGTTCAACAGAATTGGCTCAATTTTTTCATGACAATATTGATTTTGGTTATGACGTAATTGGAATGGTTTCGAAAAGTCAATTTTTACCAACGAAATCACCTGTTCGACATTTTGTGAGTTTTAAAGATGCAGCTTTAAAAACAAATCCTGATATCTTAATTCAAACGGATACACTTAGGAGTGAAGATATTTATAACTATGCGATCGAAAATCACCTTGAGTATATGTTTGCACCACAACAAGATAGGCTTCTTTCGCAGATTAACACAATTGAAGTTATTGGCGGAACTCCAATCATTGATGTAAAAATTACAAAATTATTTGGTATGGGTCGAATATGGAAGCGTATAATGGACCTAATTTTAGCAATCTTTGGTTTAATTTTAGTTTCACCAATAATGTTAATTGTGGCGATCATTATGAAGATTACCAATCCTAAAGATTCAATTTTCTTTAGACAAGTTCGCCTAACACGCTTCAATCGGGAGTTTTATATCTATAAATTTCGCTCACAAAAGGCTGAATTTGATGGCTTAACTCCCGAACAGGCTTTCGAAAAAATGGGAAAACCTGAACTTTCCAAAGAATATCGTAAAAATGGGGATCAGCTTGATAACGACCCAAGAATTACAAAAATTGGAAAATTTATCCGTGCAACTTCTATTGATGAATTGCCACAGCTTTTTAATGTTGTTCGTGGCGATATTTCACTTGTTGGTCCTCGGGCTTTAATTCCACAAGAGATTAACAAATCAAATAGAAAAAATATTATTTTGGCGGTAAAAGCTGGTGTTACCGGATTAGCTCAGGTTTCAGGCAGGCGTGACATTTCTTTTGAAGAACGCCGCAGACTGGATGTTTATTATGTTCAAAACTGGTCAATTATTTTTGATATTCAAATTTTATTTAAAACTGTTGCAAGTGTAATTTTTCGAAGAGGGGCAAAATAA
- a CDS encoding glycosyltransferase, with protein MKNIEETKLSIVVTAHNEGLYLYKTILSIEKSIELLPEISYEIIISLDNPDDETIRVAKFLSKKKQIKIFESSFGNPADNRNFAISKAKGSICALIDGDDLVSKNWFKNGLAKLKENENSIIRPQIHAMFGTRMNSLSIWQMRNSTEKNIDSIQMSYWNPWTLTLIAKTELLKDTPFKPQKGGFGFEDYLFNCDIISKNIPILIAPETTFFYRQRPNVSVSTQHKNTILDYSDLFDIEYIKSIEMPIPQKKTSSRINIKKYYRALYDIAKKSENIRRAMSPVASRILSKKNMKKLPTFFIEDWREINAIENQLYPTKEKISQVEFHPLTFNPLDNEYGIVYKKLCEQISGNNIDYLFLAPAMSGRGGTEKLISNYIRALKEIHPKWNIGILSTQPFNKPTIDFFSNLGVDLIDFGRLTKKMGDYEKNIIWSRLLIQAKIKNLHLINDEYWYRWLSEHKSVIKEKNIKLNISLFMREFTSQKDRILSFADPQLVEVWDIVNLVFTDNQAVIDQALENNLFEKSKFRVHYQPQTIEEDNNSNNIEYGQKIKILWASRIALQKRPDILKKISKELSKDFEIDAYGVIEKKQYSKNYFKDSRVNYMGGFKGINSIETSNYDIYLYTSQTDGVPNILLEVASKGIPIVSSNIGGISEFITDKESGLLVDMEDIDGYVKAIEFLKNNPTYAEKFTANLRKKLKTQHSWESFIDKISKDI; from the coding sequence ATGAAAAATATAGAAGAGACTAAATTATCTATAGTAGTAACAGCCCATAACGAAGGATTGTATCTATATAAAACAATATTATCTATAGAAAAATCTATAGAACTATTACCTGAAATAAGCTATGAAATAATTATAAGTCTAGATAATCCAGATGATGAAACTATAAGAGTTGCTAAATTTTTAAGTAAGAAAAAACAAATCAAAATATTCGAATCATCTTTTGGAAACCCTGCAGATAATAGAAATTTCGCAATTTCGAAAGCAAAAGGATCAATATGCGCACTTATAGATGGCGATGATCTAGTATCTAAGAATTGGTTTAAAAATGGATTAGCAAAATTAAAAGAAAACGAAAATTCAATTATTAGGCCTCAAATACATGCGATGTTTGGCACACGCATGAATTCTCTATCAATATGGCAAATGCGAAATTCTACAGAAAAAAATATAGACTCTATACAGATGTCATATTGGAATCCATGGACATTAACTTTAATAGCTAAAACAGAATTACTAAAAGATACGCCATTCAAACCCCAAAAAGGAGGTTTTGGATTCGAGGATTATCTATTTAACTGTGATATTATTTCTAAAAATATACCCATACTTATTGCGCCCGAAACTACTTTCTTCTATCGCCAGCGGCCTAACGTCTCGGTATCAACCCAACACAAAAATACAATTCTAGACTATTCAGACCTGTTCGATATAGAATATATTAAGTCAATCGAAATGCCAATACCTCAAAAAAAGACAAGCTCTAGGATTAATATTAAAAAATATTATCGAGCACTGTATGATATTGCAAAAAAATCAGAGAATATAAGAAGAGCTATGTCACCAGTGGCATCAAGAATCCTAAGTAAAAAAAATATGAAAAAGCTCCCCACCTTCTTTATTGAAGACTGGAGAGAAATTAATGCCATAGAAAATCAACTCTACCCCACAAAAGAAAAAATATCACAAGTAGAATTTCATCCACTAACTTTTAACCCATTAGACAATGAGTATGGAATCGTATATAAAAAGCTATGCGAACAGATATCTGGAAATAATATAGATTATTTGTTCTTAGCACCTGCTATGAGCGGAAGGGGCGGAACAGAAAAGTTAATTTCTAACTATATCAGAGCTTTAAAAGAGATTCACCCTAAATGGAATATAGGAATATTATCAACACAGCCATTCAATAAGCCAACTATCGATTTTTTCAGTAATTTAGGAGTAGATCTAATAGATTTCGGAAGATTGACGAAAAAAATGGGAGATTACGAAAAAAATATAATATGGTCGCGTCTCCTAATTCAAGCAAAAATTAAAAATCTACACTTAATAAATGATGAATACTGGTATAGATGGCTATCAGAACATAAGTCAGTAATTAAAGAAAAAAATATTAAATTAAACATATCTTTGTTCATGCGTGAATTTACTAGCCAAAAAGATAGAATACTTTCATTCGCAGATCCTCAATTAGTAGAAGTATGGGATATAGTTAATTTAGTTTTCACAGATAACCAGGCGGTAATAGATCAGGCCTTAGAAAATAATTTATTCGAAAAGTCTAAGTTTAGAGTTCACTATCAACCACAAACTATAGAAGAAGATAACAATTCGAATAATATAGAATATGGTCAAAAAATTAAAATTCTATGGGCCAGCAGAATAGCACTCCAAAAAAGACCAGATATCCTTAAAAAAATATCTAAAGAGCTCTCGAAAGATTTCGAAATAGATGCATACGGGGTCATTGAAAAGAAACAATATAGTAAAAATTACTTCAAGGACTCTCGAGTTAACTATATGGGAGGATTTAAAGGTATAAATTCTATAGAAACAAGTAACTACGATATATATTTATATACCTCTCAAACAGATGGAGTTCCAAATATATTGTTAGAAGTAGCATCCAAAGGAATACCAATAGTATCCAGCAACATTGGCGGAATCAGCGAGTTTATAACCGATAAAGAGAGTGGATTATTAGTAGATATGGAAGATATAGATGGATATGTAAAAGCTATAGAATTCCTGAAAAACAATCCGACATATGCAGAAAAATTTACAGCAAATTTGCGAAAAAAGCTAAAAACGCAGCATTCGTGGGAAAGCTTTATAGATAAGATTTCTAAGGATATATAA
- a CDS encoding glycosyltransferase — protein MQNPKWLNGRKVAIVTDWLTTYGGAEKVVATVSEIFPEAPIFTSQYSEKEVDWFSKNDVRVGWLNIFPAKLRKILPVGRILYFRNLGKKLKDFDVIISICCAESKGLNLSNNQLHISYLQGPPIQYYWGMYNDYIENPGFGRLNFLVRFLFKLLVNPLRKNDFKLAQKPDFLIANSNYSKNEISKYYKRESTVVFPPVEIREFKFQDKKKNYYITTSRQVNWKKLDLAVKAFAKNGKRLILVGGGAEHQKLKNLAKNSQNIEFIQRVNSPKELSKIVGEAKGFIFPSLEPFGIAPIEALATGTPILAFNKGGSQDYIQEGKNGVFFDEQSVESILSAIKKFEKLNFDAKKVSESAKSFSKDNFKKNFEREIRKGFNEKF, from the coding sequence ATGCAAAATCCAAAATGGTTAAATGGCAGGAAAGTTGCGATTGTGACAGACTGGCTCACCACTTATGGCGGTGCTGAAAAGGTTGTTGCTACGGTTTCAGAGATTTTCCCTGAAGCACCAATTTTTACATCGCAATATTCAGAAAAAGAAGTTGATTGGTTTTCGAAAAATGATGTTCGGGTGGGCTGGTTGAATATTTTCCCGGCAAAATTGCGCAAAATATTACCAGTTGGGCGAATACTATATTTTCGAAATTTAGGCAAAAAACTAAAAGATTTTGATGTTATTATTTCAATTTGTTGCGCTGAAAGTAAAGGTTTGAACCTTTCAAATAATCAGCTCCATATCAGTTATTTACAAGGCCCTCCAATTCAATATTATTGGGGAATGTATAATGATTATATTGAAAATCCTGGTTTTGGTAGGTTGAATTTTTTGGTGCGATTTTTATTTAAATTATTAGTTAATCCACTTCGAAAAAATGATTTTAAACTTGCTCAAAAACCAGATTTTTTGATCGCAAATTCAAATTATTCTAAAAACGAGATTTCAAAGTATTATAAAAGAGAATCAACTGTGGTTTTTCCACCAGTAGAAATTAGAGAATTTAAGTTTCAAGATAAAAAGAAAAATTATTATATTACAACTTCTCGCCAAGTTAATTGGAAGAAACTTGATTTAGCAGTTAAAGCTTTTGCTAAAAATGGTAAAAGGTTGATTTTGGTTGGTGGCGGAGCTGAGCATCAAAAGTTGAAAAATCTTGCAAAAAACTCACAAAATATTGAGTTTATTCAAAGAGTTAATAGTCCAAAAGAGCTTTCGAAAATTGTGGGTGAAGCAAAAGGTTTTATTTTTCCGAGTTTGGAGCCTTTTGGAATTGCGCCGATCGAAGCTCTTGCTACTGGAACGCCAATTTTAGCATTCAATAAAGGTGGTTCACAAGATTATATTCAAGAGGGTAAAAATGGTGTATTTTTTGATGAGCAATCAGTTGAGTCAATCTTAAGCGCTATTAAAAAATTCGAAAAATTAAATTTTGATGCTAAAAAAGTTTCAGAAAGTGCTAAAAGTTTTTCGAAAGATAATTTTAAGAAAAATTTCGAAAGAGAAATCAGGAAAGGATTTAATGAAAAATTTTAA